The genomic stretch ATTTCCTCAGATTATTTCCTATTCTCCTATCCTTGAGTTTGTTTCACCTGAATCTGGATTCGTTCTTGTTTCTTGGGGCGGCGGGAAAATGAGAAAAAACATGAGGATATGGGAACTGACCCCNNNNNNNNNNNNNNNNNNNNNNNNNNNNNNNNNNNNNNNNNNNNNNNNNNNNNNNNNNNNNNNNNNNNNNNNNNNNNNNNNNNNNNNGCAAAAAGTATTTTCTGGAGCCGGCGTTTCGGCGGGTGGTATAATCCCCCCGTATGAAACCACCGAAAAACTGGCTCAAAAACGTCCCGGCACGGGGTGTTTTCTATCTCGTCCTGATCCCGCTCTGCCTGGCCTTCATCGTGCTGTTCATCTACGGTCCCGTCGCCGTGGGGGACTGGTTGAGCGATACGGCGGCGGCGGCCCTGCGGCACGTGCGGGTCGAGTGGTTCCGGGAAGGCAGCAGGGAGGTGGGGATAATCGCCGCCATCGTCGCTGCCATCGTCATCTACAAGATCGTTCTCTCGGGAAGAAAGTAATAAGATAAGAGCAGCTTCTTTTCTATCCGCATAATCCGGCGAAAACCAAGAAGGGGCGCCCGCAAGGTTCTTATTTACGGGGTTTCTCCAGCTCCCCCCAGATGATGCCCCCCGCGGCGGCGGGCCCCGCAGCCGCGATCAGCTTTTCTTTCGCCTTCTCGTATCTCCCCACGAGGTAGCGCGCCTCTTCCGGCAGCACCGCCACGCGGGAGGGGGAGAGGTTGTCGGCGATGTCGGCCAGCTTCACCCTCATGGCGGAGAGGTTACCCAGGCTGATCAGCGCCTCGACGTGCTGGAGGTAGGTCAGGCCGGGAAAGTGGTTCTCGCTCAGAAGGCGCACGATCTCGAGCACCTCGGCGGGATACCCCCTCTGCCGCAGGGTCTCGATCTCCCACTCCGTGTCCTCGACCACGTCGTGGAGCAGCGCGGCCACCTTTTCCACATCCGTGGCACCCGCCCCCAGCCTGCGCATCACCCGCAGCGGATGCTCGTAGTAGGGGTTTCCGTTCTTATCGACCTGCCCCCGGTGGGCATCCTTGATGAACTCTATCGTCCTCTCTATGTCGAGCATCCTCTTTTCCTTACCCTCAAATCCCCGCCCGACCCCGATCACGCAACGGTTGGAACCGCCGTGTATCGATTAAAGATCGAGGAAAGAGGTTCGTAAGGCCGGCAGCCCGCCTATCACGGTTAGAGACGGCCGGAAAGGCTCGCGCTCTATTAAGCGGGAACGGGCAATCCGCCCTCCCGCGTCAAACAGCTCAGGGCTTCATGAGGATCTTGCCGAAGAGGCCCTTCCCCGTGAGCATCTTCGTGTGGGCCTCGGCCGCCTTCTCGAAGGGGTAGACCGAATCGATCACCGCCTTGATCCTGCCCTGTCCCATGAAGGATAAGCCCTCTTCCAGCTCGGCCCTGGTCCCCTGGGTCGAGCCGAGGATGTTCGTCCCCTTGAAGAAGATGTGCCGCAGGTCCGTCACGGCGTCGTACCCCGTCGTCGCCCCGCAGGTGACGAGGGTCGCGCCATATTTCAGGAGGATGAGCTGCTTGTTCCAGTGGGTCTGGCCGATGTGGTCGAAGGACACGTCGATGCCCGGCGTCCCCCCGGTGGATTTCGCGACCTCCTTCGTGATTCCCCTGACTTCCTTGTGCCAGTCGTCCTTGCGGTGATCCACGGCGAAGTCCGCCCCGAGCTCCGTCAGCTTGCCGAGCTTGTCGGGGCTCGCCGTGGAGATGACCGTGCAGCCGTAGAGCTTCGCGATCTGGATGCCGAAGCTCCCCACGCCCGATCCTCCCCCCATGACCAGGACCGTCTGCCCGGGCCGTATCTTCGCCCGTCCCACCAGCATGTGCCAGGCGGTGAGGAGCGTCATCGAGGCCGCCGCGGCCTCCTCGTAGCTCACGGAGTCGGGGATCTTGATCACGTTCACCTCGGGAAGGTAGGTTGCCTCCGAGAAGCCGCCCCAGGTGGGGCCCGTCTCGAATCCCCAGATGGTCCTGCGGCCGCAGTCATACTCCCGGCCATCGGTGCAGGCGCTGCAGACCCTGCAGGACATGTTCGCGTGAGACACCACCCGGTCCCCCACCTTGATGGTCTTCACGTCCTCCCCCACGGCTATGACCTCACCCGCCGCGTCGGAGCCCGAGACGTGCGGCAGGGGAACGGGAATGGGGACCCCCCGCATGCCCCAGATGTCGTTGTAGTTCAGCGCCGCCGCCTCGACGCGGAACACCACCTCGTCGTGCTTCGGCTTCGGCTCCTCGATCTCCTTTACCTGCAGAATCCGCTCGAAATTGTCATCCGGCGCATATTCCTCGTAAACGACCGCTTTTACTCCAGCCATTGTCTCTCTCCTTTCCTGTCGGTCTAAAGGGAACAATCCATCTGAGAGGATTCATACGTTCCCCATCTGTTACCATCCTCCAGTCACGATCCCTGTAATGAACGTTCAACAATAAGGGTTATCCCTCTACTATAGTAGAATAGGCCGGCTTCGGCAATTCACCGCTACCCGGGCCGTGGAAAAAATCCCCGCCGCGGGACCGCTCAGCCGCCGGAAGGAAAAAGCCTCCCCGCCCTTTCCGTTTCCGGGCTGAACGGCTACCCGCGGCAGCGCTTCACTCGACGAGGATCTTGCCCTCCATGCCCTTCTCCGCGTGCCCCTTGATGGTGCAGGTCAGCCCGAAGGTTCCCTTTTCGACGGGGACGAAGTAGAGGTCGACGGAGCGTCCCGGAAAGACTTCGACCGCCGTCAGGTAGGGCGCCTTGATCTCGCCGTCACCGGTCTCCACTTTCCGCAACGCCATCCCCTTGAAGAAGCCCTCGGACACGAAGTAGTGCTTCGCTTTCCCGCTGTTTGTAATCGTGAGCTTGTAGGGGACGCCGGCAGTAAAGCGAACCTCGGGCGGGTCGAAGCGGAACTCGCCCATGGTCACCGTCACCGTCACGAGCTTCGACCAGTCCGCCTCGCTTACAACCCTGGCGCTGTCGAAAGAGCCCGCCTGCGCCCGGGCCGCGGTGAGAAGGACGATAGAGGCCAGCACGGCCACTTTCTCTTTCACCTGAACCCCTCCCTTTGTGCGTTGTCTCACGGTGCAGGTGAATATATGATGCCGCGCAAAGCCCGTTGGTTCACCGGCAGAATGATGCGGACACGCAGCCCTTTTCCCGCGCGGCGATGTCTTAAAAGATTTCCGCCCGCACCCGACGGTCCCCGGCCGTCACGTTTTCCCGGGATTTGGTAATCTCCTACAGATTCGGCGGACATTTCCGATAACAATGTAGGTGAATTTGTTTTCAACCTCCGGCAGGCAGGAAACGAGAATGAGGGATTTCGCACCGGAGAGAGCGCACTTTCCAGGCATGAAAAGAGAAGAGGCAGCCCGTCCTGCGCCGGGAACCGGATTGCAGAGGACCGATCGGTGAAAAGTGTAAAGTCGGAAACCCGCCACATCTTTTACCGGAACTTAAACAGGGCCTATCCCGTCATATCCCGTGGAGAGGGGATATACCTCTACACCCGTGACGGGAGGGAGATCATCGACGGCGCCTCGGGGGCCGCCGTGGTCTGCCTCGGGCACAACAACGAAAGGCTCATCGAGGCGATACGGAGGCAGGCGGAAAAAGTCGCCTTCGTCCACCTCTCGGCGTTCTCCTCCGAACCGGTCCTTCGGTTCGCCGACGAGATCACCTCCTTCGCGCCGCGGCCGCTGAAGCGGGTCTACTTCACGTCGGGCGGCTCGGAAGCCGTCGAAGGCGCCGTGAAGCTGGCGCGGCAGTACCACGTGGAGCGGGGAAACCCCGAGAAATCGAAGGTCATATCGCGGTTCATCTCCTACCACGGCTCGACGATCGGCGCCCTCTCGTTGAGCGGGCACCCCGGCAGGAGGAGCAAGTACGCCCCGCTCCTGCCATCCTCCCCGAAGATTCCGCCGGCATACTGCTACCGCTGCCCCTTCCACGAGCACAAGAGAAACACGGGCCCGCCCGACTGCGACTTCCAGTGCGCCTACGAGCTGGAGCGGACGATCCTCATCGAGGGGCCCGACCTGGTCTCGGCCTTCATCATGGAGCCCATCCTGGGGGCTTCCGCGCCCGCCGTCGTTCCGCCGGCGGGATACCTGCGGAGGATCCGAAACATCTGCAACAAGTACGACGTTTTGCTCATCTTCGACGAGGTGATGACGGGGTTCGGCCGGACGGGGAGGTTCTTCGCCTTCCAGCACTTCCAGGCAATACCCGACATCGTCACCGTGTCGAAAGGCATCAGCAGCGGTTACTCGCCCCTGGGGGCGATGATCATCAGCGACGACATCTACGAGGTCATCAAGAGATCCCCCTCGGGCTCCTTCATACACGGGCACACCTTCGCGGGAAACCCGCTCTCGGCGGCCGTGGGCCTCGAGGTCATCCGGATAATAAAGGAGGAAAACCTCGTGGGGCGGGTGGAGGAGCTCGGAAACTACCTGCAGGGAAAGCTTGCCTGCCTCAGGAAGAAGCACCCCGTGGTCGGCGACGTGCGCTGCAAGGGCCTTCTCGCGGGCGTGGAGCTCGTGGCAAACCGGCGGACCCGGAAGCCCTTCCCCCAGCAGTTCGCCATCGGCCACCGCCTCGGAAGCATCTGCCTGGAGAAGGGCCTCTACATCTACCCGGGCGGCGGCTCCTACAACGGGACCGACGGAGACCACGTCCTGATCGCACCTCCCTACGTGATTGGCGAGTCGCAGATAGACGACATGGTCGAGATCCTCTCGGCATCACTCGGAGATCTGGAGAGCGAGCTGGTATCAAGCGGGATGTTGACCCCGGCAAACGGCAACGGCACCATACCTGAAAGTGCGAAAACGGCCTGAGCGGCAAAAAAAGGGCGAGAGCCCAACCCGGGGGCCCACTTTTTTCGCCGATATCAACTTCACGTATAAAAGAACATCATGCACTTTTCCGCACAGCCGGTTTGTAGTACTATAGGGAAACACGCCTATCTTGGGGGAAAAGGTTTTTATCCGCGAAGCCGTAACGGGCGCACCGTGAAAATGCCGAAGATGTGCACATGTATCGTTTTTGTCCTTCTACAATAGAAAGGGGATAGACAGCGTGGGGAAGTGCCTCGGAAGATGCTCCTGTATCCAGTACGAGACGAAGTGGCCCGAGAGCCGGACGATCCACATCACCATCCCGGGACCCCAGACGATCCCCGGCCAACTGATGCCCTCCCCCGATGACATAACCGGCGCGATACAGCAGGTCCTGGCCCGCTACAACAGGAGGAAACCGCGGGTTAAGGCGAGCACCTGCGAGAAAGGCTGCGAATGCGAACTGCTGGCCGGCCAGGATCCTCCCTGGACGGCCTGGAAACGCATCCCCTTCGAAAGGACCCTCGAGAAGGAAACGGAAAACGGAACGGTTTCTTTCACGGTGCGGGGCGAGGTGGAGATGAGAAAGCGCGTGCTCAAAGGGGTGTGCCTCGAAAGGGAGCTTTGAGTCTCGACCCCCGCGGAGCGAGGCAAGACCCCGGTACCGGCAGCCCCTCACGCTTGCCCCTTCCCTCCCGCGACGGGGAAAAAGCACCCTTTGAAGTGCCGGTTTGCTTCCTTTATAATTGAAACTTATTACTGACAGCCGCGAGGGGCGGTTCGCGGAAAAGGGAACTATCGGATCACATGAAATTCGACCTGAAAGACCCCTGGTTCATGTCGATCGTGTCGGCGTTCCTCGGGGCGCTGCTCGCCGGCGTCACTCTCTATTACCTCTTCGAGTACAAAAAGGAGCGGGTGTCCGAGAACATCCTGATAACCACGATAAACAACGCGGACAAATTGCTCGAGAAAGACCTGACCGAGGAGGCGCTCTCCATATACCTGGATGCGCTCAAGACCATCTCCCCGAGACAGCAGAAGCTCTACGGCCACATCAAGACGAAGGAAGGGGCCTGCTATCTGCGCCTGTCCGAGAGGGGCGACAAGGAGGAGAACATCAACAAGGCGATCCGGGCCTTCGAGGAGTCGCTCAAGATCTACTCCGAACGGGATTACCCCCGGGAGTTCGCCGGGCTGAAGATCAATCTCGGCACGGCACACAAGGAGCTCTCCGTGGTCCGGGACAAGGAGGAGAACATCTCGAAAGCCATATGGGCTTTCGTGGAAGCCCTGGAAATATACCGGGTCGATGAGTTCCCCCTGGAGTACGCGTCGATCCAGAACGACCTGGGAACCGCCTACCGGGAGCTGGCCGAGGTGCGCGACAAGGAGGAGAACACCCACAAGGCGATCAGGGCCCTCTCCGAGGCGCTCACGATTCACTCCGAGGAGGCCTACCCAGAGGACTACGCCTCCATACAGAACAACCTCGGCACCGCCTACAGCGAGCTCTCCCAGGTGCGCGACAGGGAGGAGAACATCTACCGGGCAATCAGGGCCTTCGAAAAGGCGCTGACCATCTACACCGTGGAGGAACACCCCGCCGATTACGCCACCGTCCAGAACAACCTGGGCACGGCCTACCGGGAACTCTCCGGGGTACGGGACAAGGAGGAGAACATCCAGAAGGCCATCACGGCCTACGGCGAAGCGCTGAAGATCCACACCGACGAAAACTACCCTGCTAACTACGCGGGAATACAAAATAACCTCGGCACGGCCTACGGGGACCTGGCGAAGGTAAAAGAGAGGGGGATAAACATCCGCAAGGCGATAGCGGCCTTCGAGGAGGCGCTCAGGATCTACACGGTCGAGAAGTACCCCGTCAACTACGCCACGATCCAGAACAACCTCGGCACGGCATACCGGGAGCTCTCCGCGGCCGGGGAGGGGAAAAACAAGCTGGACAGCGCCGTGCGCGCCTTCGAGGAGGCGCTCAAGATCTACACCGCAGAGAAGTACCCCGTCAACTACGCAACGACCCAGAACAACCTGGGGATGACCTACCACGAGCTGTCGGAGATCCGGGACAGGGAAAAGAACGTAGAGAAGGCGATCTTCTCGTATGAGGAGGCGCTGAAGATATTCACTCCCGACAAATACCCCCTCTACTACGAGGGGGTGATGGAAAACCTCGCCAGGATCAGGGGAAGCGGAAAGTAGGGATTCCCTGCCCCCCACCTGCCCCCGCCCCGCCCCGGTAGCCGGAGCCCCAGGCGGCCCGCCATGTTTCACCCATCCCGGCTTTTTTACCAAAAAATCCCGCAGAAGCGAAGCTGCATCAAATAAGGGACAAGTAACGGCGAAGGGGCGATGCAAAAAAAACGGCAAAAAAGAGTCCCTCCCGCGGCGGCCATTTTCATCTCTGCGTGGCTCATCTCCGGCTGCGGGGGAGGGGGAGGCGGAGGAGGGACACCCACTGCGCCGGCGGACCTGCCCGAAATCTCCCTGGCAAGGACCTTCACCGGCTTTGTCCAGCCCCTCGGCATCACCCACGCCGGGGACGGGAGCCGGCGCACCTTCATCGTCGAGCGGGGCGGAAGGATATGGATCGCGGCGGGGGACGCTGCCCCGCCTGCGTCCTTCCTCGACATATCGAGCCGGGTTGCAAACGCCGGGGGCGAGCAGGGGCTCCTCGGGCTGGCCTTTCCCCCGGACTATCAAACCACGGGGCACTTCTACGTGAACTACACGAGAAGCTCAGACGGGGCCACCGTGGTGGCCCGCTACCGGGTCACCGTCGACCCGGACGTCGCAGACCGGGAGAGCGAGACGGTCCTGCTCACGATCCCCCAGCCCTTTGCAAACCACAACGGCGGGCAGCTGGCATTCGGCCCCGACGGGTACCTCTACATCGCCACGGGGGACGGGGGCTCGGGGGGCGACCCCTTGAACAACGCCCAGAACGGAAACTCGCTTCTCGGGAAGATCCTCCGTATCGACGTCTCGGGGGCAGCGGAGCCCTACGGCATCCCGCCCGACAATCCCTTCAGGGAGGACGCGGAGACGCTTGACGAAATCTGGGCCCTTGGCCTGCGCAACCCCTGGCGCATCTCCTTCGACGGGCAGACGGGCCGCCTCTACATCGCCGACGTGGGCCAGAGCTCCTTCGAGGAGGTGCACGTCCAGGAGGGGCAGAGCCCCGGGGGGGAGAACTACGGCTGGAACATCATGGAGGGGGCGCACTGCAGGGCCGGGGGCAGCTGCGACACAACGGGCCTGGAGTTTCCCGTGGCGGAATACGACCACTCCCGGGGGGACTGCTCGATAACGGGCGGCATGGTCTATCGCGGGGGGGACTTTCCCCCGATTCAGGGGATTTACTTCTACGGGGATTTCTGCACCGGCAGAATCTGGGGGCTGCGGGAAAATGGCTCCTTCTGGGAGACGGGCCTGCTTCTCGACACGGCATTCCGGATCTCCACCTTCGGGGAAGACGAGGCGGGCAGGCTCTTCGTCGCTGACTACGCAACCGGCGACATCTACGAAATCACGTCCGCACAATGAGGCGGGGAGCACCCGGGAGCAGCCCGTAAAACGGCTTTTACCGGGAAATCCCGGAGAAATACATTGATTTATTTTCCCGCACTATTTTATTATTTTACTTCCCGCTGCGGAAAATGCCCGACCGGGCGGCGGAATCTCCCGCCGCCGGAAGAACTGCAAAAAAAAGGAAGAAAGCGAATGAGCCAGGACGATAAGGAAAAGAGCACGATCCTCTCTGAGCTTATGCTTCTCAGCAACATCCTCTCCACCCTGATCGAGGGGAAAAACAGGAAGAGACAGGGCGGGAGCCTTGCCGGGGTGGAGCGGGACTTCATCGACGTGGTCCTGGACGCGGCGGGAGCGCTGATCGTGGTGTACGACCGGGAGGGAAAGATCGTCTGCTTCAACCGTGCCTGCGAGGAGACGACCGGTTTCTCCTCGAAAGAGGTGATCGGCAGATACGTCTGGGACCTGTCGCCCCCCGGGAAAGAGGCGGAACGGGTGCGGCAGGAATTCGAGGGGCTCGGCGTCGGCCGGTCGGCCAACAGCTTCGAAACCGCCTGGGTCGGGAAAGGGGGAGGCAGACGGGTGATCACCTGGGAGCACACCGTCCTCCCGGAGGAAAACGCGGCGGAAGGCTACGTCATCGGCATCGGCATCGACGTCACCGGATCGCGGCAGCTGGAGGAAAACCTGCGGGAATCGGAGGCGAAGTACCGCCGGCTCATAGAAACGGCAAGTGACGCGATCTTCCTGGCGGACGCGGAAACGGGGATAATTCTGGACGTGAACGAAAAAGCGGGGGAGCTGTTCGGGCTCGCCCCGGAAAAAATCATCGGCATGCACCAGTACCGGCTCCACCCGCGAGAAGAGGCCCTGCAATACCGCGCCATTTTCAAAGAGGCGGTGAGAAAGGGCGGCGGAAACTTCGACGACCTCTTCATCCTCCGCAGCGACGGCGTCAAAGTCCCCGTCGACATCAGCGCGAGCGTCACGGAAATCGGGGGGAAGCGGGTGATCCAGGGGATATTCAGGGATATCCGGGAGAAAAAGAGCGCCCGAAAGACCCTGATGATGCGCGAGAAGCAGTACCGGATCATCGCCGAGGCGTCCAGAGACCATATCTACATCGTCAACCGGGACATGGTCGTTACTTACGTCAATGCCGTTTCGGCCGATCTCATTGGGAAACCGCAGGAGGAGGTGGCGGGGAGCCCTCTTGCGTCGCTTTTCCCGGGCCACGTGGCGGAGACGATGCTGCAAACCGTAAGGAGCGTATTCGAGACGGGGAAGCCCTGGAAAAACCCCGACTGCCTCCTGGATCTTCCCGGCGGCGTCCGGCGTGTCGACACGCAGCTCATACCCATCCCTACGGACGAGGGGGTCGTAACCGAGGTCCTCGGCATCTCCCGGGAGCTGCGTGAGGGCGCACAGATGGCGTAGACGCACGCGCAGGCCCCGGTAAACGGGGGGCAGGCCGGGCAAAACCCGTTCGCTTACCGCCGAAACCGCCCGACAGATGGTCTTTTACGCGTGGGGTGACATCCCGCTATGTTCAGGGGAAATTCCTTGAAAAGTGAAAGGAAACATTTCCGATGAACCGGTTACAAACACGCTCCCGTTAATCCATGTAAACGAGAGCCGG from Deltaproteobacteria bacterium encodes the following:
- a CDS encoding HD domain-containing protein, producing MLDIERTIEFIKDAHRGQVDKNGNPYYEHPLRVMRRLGAGATDVEKVAALLHDVVEDTEWEIETLRQRGYPAEVLEIVRLLSENHFPGLTYLQHVEALISLGNLSAMRVKLADIADNLSPSRVAVLPEEARYLVGRYEKAKEKLIAAAGPAAAGGIIWGELEKPRK
- a CDS encoding alcohol dehydrogenase catalytic domain-containing protein; this encodes MAGVKAVVYEEYAPDDNFERILQVKEIEEPKPKHDEVVFRVEAAALNYNDIWGMRGVPIPVPLPHVSGSDAAGEVIAVGEDVKTIKVGDRVVSHANMSCRVCSACTDGREYDCGRRTIWGFETGPTWGGFSEATYLPEVNVIKIPDSVSYEEAAAASMTLLTAWHMLVGRAKIRPGQTVLVMGGGSGVGSFGIQIAKLYGCTVISTASPDKLGKLTELGADFAVDHRKDDWHKEVRGITKEVAKSTGGTPGIDVSFDHIGQTHWNKQLILLKYGATLVTCGATTGYDAVTDLRHIFFKGTNILGSTQGTRAELEEGLSFMGQGRIKAVIDSVYPFEKAAEAHTKMLTGKGLFGKILMKP
- a CDS encoding aspartate aminotransferase family protein, translated to MKSVKSETRHIFYRNLNRAYPVISRGEGIYLYTRDGREIIDGASGAAVVCLGHNNERLIEAIRRQAEKVAFVHLSAFSSEPVLRFADEITSFAPRPLKRVYFTSGGSEAVEGAVKLARQYHVERGNPEKSKVISRFISYHGSTIGALSLSGHPGRRSKYAPLLPSSPKIPPAYCYRCPFHEHKRNTGPPDCDFQCAYELERTILIEGPDLVSAFIMEPILGASAPAVVPPAGYLRRIRNICNKYDVLLIFDEVMTGFGRTGRFFAFQHFQAIPDIVTVSKGISSGYSPLGAMIISDDIYEVIKRSPSGSFIHGHTFAGNPLSAAVGLEVIRIIKEENLVGRVEELGNYLQGKLACLRKKHPVVGDVRCKGLLAGVELVANRRTRKPFPQQFAIGHRLGSICLEKGLYIYPGGGSYNGTDGDHVLIAPPYVIGESQIDDMVEILSASLGDLESELVSSGMLTPANGNGTIPESAKTA
- a CDS encoding tetratricopeptide repeat protein, whose product is MKFDLKDPWFMSIVSAFLGALLAGVTLYYLFEYKKERVSENILITTINNADKLLEKDLTEEALSIYLDALKTISPRQQKLYGHIKTKEGACYLRLSERGDKEENINKAIRAFEESLKIYSERDYPREFAGLKINLGTAHKELSVVRDKEENISKAIWAFVEALEIYRVDEFPLEYASIQNDLGTAYRELAEVRDKEENTHKAIRALSEALTIHSEEAYPEDYASIQNNLGTAYSELSQVRDREENIYRAIRAFEKALTIYTVEEHPADYATVQNNLGTAYRELSGVRDKEENIQKAITAYGEALKIHTDENYPANYAGIQNNLGTAYGDLAKVKERGINIRKAIAAFEEALRIYTVEKYPVNYATIQNNLGTAYRELSAAGEGKNKLDSAVRAFEEALKIYTAEKYPVNYATTQNNLGMTYHELSEIRDREKNVEKAIFSYEEALKIFTPDKYPLYYEGVMENLARIRGSGK
- a CDS encoding glucose dehydrogenase; its protein translation is MQKKRQKRVPPAAAIFISAWLISGCGGGGGGGGTPTAPADLPEISLARTFTGFVQPLGITHAGDGSRRTFIVERGGRIWIAAGDAAPPASFLDISSRVANAGGEQGLLGLAFPPDYQTTGHFYVNYTRSSDGATVVARYRVTVDPDVADRESETVLLTIPQPFANHNGGQLAFGPDGYLYIATGDGGSGGDPLNNAQNGNSLLGKILRIDVSGAAEPYGIPPDNPFREDAETLDEIWALGLRNPWRISFDGQTGRLYIADVGQSSFEEVHVQEGQSPGGENYGWNIMEGAHCRAGGSCDTTGLEFPVAEYDHSRGDCSITGGMVYRGGDFPPIQGIYFYGDFCTGRIWGLRENGSFWETGLLLDTAFRISTFGEDEAGRLFVADYATGDIYEITSAQ
- a CDS encoding PAS domain S-box protein, with translation MSQDDKEKSTILSELMLLSNILSTLIEGKNRKRQGGSLAGVERDFIDVVLDAAGALIVVYDREGKIVCFNRACEETTGFSSKEVIGRYVWDLSPPGKEAERVRQEFEGLGVGRSANSFETAWVGKGGGRRVITWEHTVLPEENAAEGYVIGIGIDVTGSRQLEENLRESEAKYRRLIETASDAIFLADAETGIILDVNEKAGELFGLAPEKIIGMHQYRLHPREEALQYRAIFKEAVRKGGGNFDDLFILRSDGVKVPVDISASVTEIGGKRVIQGIFRDIREKKSARKTLMMREKQYRIIAEASRDHIYIVNRDMVVTYVNAVSADLIGKPQEEVAGSPLASLFPGHVAETMLQTVRSVFETGKPWKNPDCLLDLPGGVRRVDTQLIPIPTDEGVVTEVLGISRELREGAQMA